A region of Aquarana catesbeiana isolate 2022-GZ linkage group LG08, ASM4218655v1, whole genome shotgun sequence DNA encodes the following proteins:
- the LOC141104924 gene encoding uncharacterized protein, producing MEEEHKGLYQDTLDESSSYRNPPERCPRPLYFQDSTQVNIKEEIKEEDGVKKESEIPKKHKDLYPDTMAESSININPPERCLCPQYFRSSTLEDHSYAKHVQSGNLSNDNIVVKEEYKEEDEEYGVMKEVSEGHKDMMEPPNTRNPPERCPRPLYSRDSTQEGHTIPHCYKSGDPIDIKVEVKSEEEERYVRDDQQSMEEDGITGTFIEEDTPTEISTGGSLTLNTFLHPYCSLIGPE from the exons atggaggaagaACACAAAGGTCTGTACCAGGACACCTTGGATGAGTCCTCAAgctacaggaacccaccagagagatgtccccgtcctctgtatttccAGGATTCTACACAGGTCAatattaaagaagagataaaagaggaggatggggTGAAGAAGGAGTCAGAGATTCCAAAAAAACACAAAGATCTATACCCGGACACCATGGCAGAGTCCTCTATAAACATAAACCCCCCAGAGAGATGTCTCTGTCCTCAGTATTTTAGGAGTTCCACACTTGAAGATCACAGCTACGCAAAACATGTTCAG agtggaaacctcagcAATGATAATATTgtggttaaagaagagtataaagaggaggatgaggagtatggagtgatgaaggaggtttcagaaggacacaaggatatgatggagccacctaataccaggaacccaccagagagatgtccccgtcctctgtattcccgggattccacacaggaaggtcacaccatccctcactgttacaag agtggagatccgatcgatataaaagttgaggttaaatcagaagaagaagagaggtatgtgagggatgatcagcagtctatggaggaggatggaataacggggacatttatagaggaggacactcctacagagatcagcacaggtgggtcattaacactaaatacattcctccacccatactgctcactgattggtccagaatag
- the LOC141104889 gene encoding uncharacterized protein, which translates to MRKTSEDCLTLSPDCKVEDEDITQYSPGENPTTSNVHPAPHSVDGPSYSSYPEEPQTVRDGAGPSYSSYPEEPQTVRDGAGPSYSSYPEEPQTVRDGAVLPTHKRFSCPACGKCFSKKDNLYTHQRLHTGEKPFSCSECGKCFSDRSNFYKHQKSHSGEKLFSCPECGKCFSQKSSLYKHQRSHTGEKPFSCPECGKFFSHKFNFSKHQRSHTGEKPYSCPECGKCFSQLSTLYKHQRSHTGEKPYSCPECGKCFSQKSHLSKHQRSHTGEKPYFCPECGKCFSQLSTLYKHQRSHTGEKPYSCPECGKCFSQKSNLSRHQRSHTKKKSLSCPE; encoded by the coding sequence atgaggaaaacctcagaggattgtctcactttgtctccagactgtaaagtagaagatgaggacatcacacagtatagtccaggagaaaacccgactacctcaaatgtccatccggcaccacacagtgtagatggaccatcgtattcctcttatcctgaggaacctcagactgtgcgggacggtgccggaccatcgtattcttcttatcctgaggaacctcagactgtgagggacggtgccggaccatcgtattcctcttatcctgaggaacctcagactgtgagggacggtgccgtccttccaacacaCAAGAGGTTTTCATGTCCTGCGTGTGGGAAGTGTTTTTCAAAGAAGgacaatctttacacacatcagagattgcacacaggggagaagccattttcctgttctgagtgcgggaaatgtttttcagacaggtCCAATTTTTACAAACATCAGAAGTCTCACTCGGGGGAGAAgctgttttcctgtcctgagtgcgggaaatgtttttcacagaagtccagtctttacaaacatcagagatctcacacgggggagaagccattttcctgtcccgagtgtgggaaatttttttcacacaagttcaatttttccaaacatcagagatctcacacgggggagaagccgtattcctgtcctgagtgcgggaaatgtttttcacagttgTCCACCCTTTACAAACACCAGAGatcccacacgggggagaagccgtattcctgtcctgagtgtgggaaatgtttttcacagaagtcccatctttccaaacatcagagatctcacacgggggagaagccgtatttctgtcctgagtgcgggaaatgtttttcacagttgTCCACCCTTTACAAACACCAGAGatcccacacgggggagaagccgtattcctgtcctgagtgtgggaaatgtttttcacagaagtccaatctttccagacatcagagatctcacacaaagAAGAagtcactttcctgtcctgagtga